In Scleropages formosus chromosome 20, fSclFor1.1, whole genome shotgun sequence, a single window of DNA contains:
- the LOC108919876 gene encoding caveolae-associated protein 1-like, which produces MADSSLQLEQAAMKEMSDDEEVALAPSEDEEEVTVPAKEEKEDSQMNGVMVLALLDKIIGAVDQIQQTQSGLETRQQEMERSVTGIQSELTKLSKSHTTTANTVNKMLEKVRKVSVNVKSVRTNLEKQAGQIKRLESNENELLKRRNFKVMIYQDDVKLPSKLSLSKSMKVSESDVAQGEPELKEGAEETQEGGEKLNLDLSSDEEVEVEEIIEESRAERIKRSSLQRVDNIKKVFSKEKMEKTRQKTRENLEKTKQRTKENLEKTRQRTRENLEKTRQNIEKKMGKLGTRMTVNPERKEKLKSSRDKMKKSFTPDHVVYARSKTAVYKVPPFTFHVKKIREGEVEVQGTEMVEVAGEEEEPVEGGELLTEDSPEMQVFLETAEDSELPLDEQYHEDEKDSD; this is translated from the exons ATGGCAGATTCAAGCTTGCAGCTGGAGCAGGCAGCCATGAAGGAGATGTCAGATGATGAGGAGGTGGCCTTGGCACCTTCTGAAGATGAGGAAGAAGTCACAGTACCagcaaaagaggaaaaggaagatTCGCAGATGAACGGGGTGATGGTGCTGGCACTGCTTGACAAGATCATTGGGGCAGTTGACCAGATCCAGCAGACCCAAAGTGGGCTAGAGACACGACAGCAGGAAATGGAGAGGTCCGTTACAGGCATCCAGAGTGAGCTGACCAAGCTCTCCAAGAGCCACACGACCACTGCCAACACCGTCAACAAGATGCTGGAGAAGGTGCGCAAGGTCAGCGTCAATGTCAAGTCAGTGCGCACCAACCTGGAGAAGCAGGCCGGACAGATCAAACGTCTAGAGAGCAATGAGAATGAGCTGTTAAAGAGGCGTAACTTCAAAGTCATGATCTACCAG GATGATGTGAAGCTGCCCTCAAAATTGTCTCTGTCTAAGTCCATGAAAGTTTCAGAAAGTGATGTGGCACAAGGGGAGCCAGAGCTGAAGGAGGGGGCTGAGGAGACTCAGGAGGGTGGTGAAAAACTCAACCTTGACCTATCTTCTGACGAAGAGGTAGAGGTTGAGGAGATCATTGAGGAGTCACGGGCTGAGCGCATCAAGCGCAGTAGCCTGCAGAGAGTAGACAACATCAAgaaggttttctccaaagaaaagaTGGAGAAGACAAGGCAGAAGACCAGGGAGAATCTGGAAAAGACAAAGCAGAGAACCAAGGAGAATTTAGAAAAGACTCGTCAAAGGACCCGCGAGAACCTGGAGAAGACCCGACAAAATATTGAGAAGAAGATGGGCAAGCTGGGCACTCGGATGACAGTGAACCCAGAGCGTAAAGAGAAGCTGAAGTCATCTAGGGATAAAATGAAGAAGTCCTTCACCCCTGACCATGTTGTATATGCCCgttcaaagacagcagtctACAAGGTTCCACCCTTCACTTTCCATGTGAAGAAGATCCGAGAGGGAGAAGTGGAGGTCCAGGGCACTGAGATGGTCGAGGTGGctggtgaggaagaggagcctGTGGAGGGGGGTGAGCTGCTGACTGAGGACAGCCCGGAGATGCAGGTCTTTCTGGAGACAGCTGAGGATTCAGAGCTACCTCTAGATGAGCAGTACCATGAAGATGAGAAGGACAGTGACTAG